The stretch of DNA TTTACTTTAATGAGTTTAATactaaacaaaattgatagtTTCGTACTAAGTACTTATCCAAGACAAGGCAAACTAAGGTTTAATTGTATCTGTAGCTTAgtgtaagaaaaaaaatacaaattaaaatataaatttccaTCAGGGTTCAATTCCATTAATTGCTCTCAAAAAAGAATCGAAATAGAATATTTTCACTTGCTGCCATCTTGAACAACAAGctaaaagtataaaaattcTAGAATCTTTTATGAGTTAACCCAATTTACTTATATTTTACACAAATATTGGCTTGACTCTGTTTTGACCAGGCAAATCTTGCCTTTGGCCtcaaaaatgttatttgtTTTCCTGTTTGTTTGCGTTGTTGTTAGCTTGTTcagtttaaactttaaagtgGCACAGGCAGACTGGCCAATTGCAACAAATTGGCCAACAATGGCCAACAGAAACATGTTGCCAATGAGGTCAGTCTAGGGCCATATCGATATACTTGGCCATGTTCTGTGTTCTTGGCTTTTCTTTTCTAATGTCAACTCATAATGGCAAAACTTCTTTGAGTTGGCCTCAAATAAAAATGGGCTAGAAAATgctaaaaatacaaaactttGTGTTAGGTAGAGTAGGTGACATCCAGACACGAAGTTTTCTTACTCAATTTGGCTATATTTGccataaataaaaactaaaacgcAGTAACAATCGGTTcagcatacatacatatatagtatgtaGGCTGGTTCAATTCAGGGCGTTGCCAAGCCTCGTCTCACCTGACCTGATGCTTTCCATAtgataacaaaaacaaacgaaaaagaaaaacgaaaaacactCAAAGGGAATAAATTCGAGAAATTCAATGCCCCACACAAATAAGGCGACAATTCCGCCTCCATTTCTTGCCTTTGCTCCACCTCTTTCCGCCCTGTCCGTGTAACTGTCAGAAAACTGTAGGATCGCCagaaaaaattcattaaattaaaGGAGCGAAGTACGACAGCAAAagaaataagtaaaaaaaaaaacgccaaaCAAACAACAGGGTACCAAGTGCAAAAGGTTACAGGTACAACCAAAAGCAAACCAAGAAACAAACGTCAAgtaaaaagtaagaaaaagcTAAacttaaatcaaataaaaggaaaagatATCACAAAAAGTTGTGATTTGTGAATGAATTTGGAATACTCTATAAAGACTGAACTGAATTAATTTTAGGCATGAGgcgttttttcaaatttgagtTCTCTTATTTTGCAAAGAATTTTATATGTAGTTCCTTTTTGAAAATCTAGAAGCATCCACAAGTTAAGttaagaatttttaaaactCTCTGATCAAtagaaaaattttatttatttttatgttaaaatgttttcttatTATTAATATCTTTGTTATTATGCTTAATCTTTTTAAGATATACGAAAATATGGAGAagatatacgtatgtataaacgaacatttttttgaattttcaatCTAATTTTGAGccatattttgtattttttaattcAAGCGAATATCTATTAAAAATAAGCCCTATTGTATTGTTTAAATCGCTTTTTTAACTTACaaactttattattattcttcgTTTTTCTTATTCTTGTCGACTATTTTGATTTATTACTAACTTTATTGTAATCACTTGTTCACTATAAGTTAATAATCCTTAATAACGGATATgcaatttcaaatttgttttttaaatttttgttgcttttatatttttaaaagatcctcttactttatttttgcatattttttaacataaattgaacatttttgAAGTCCTAGGGAAACTTATCATAAATGTATCGATCTCGTCTTTTGATTAACTTTTGATTAACACATTAacccatttttcttttttatatgaATTAACATTTAAGCCAAAATAAACGTTAGCCAATCATTAAAGTAAAGAATACATTGCGTactaatttgtttattgaaaaattccttaaaacgaataaaatataatatatgacAATCTTTAAAATGCCagtaataaataattaattttatgaTATTTCCAAATGATTTGACTATTTGTCATAATTTTCGAAACTAAAAAGAgcattcacaaaaaaaaaaaaccaaaactaaaataacaaacaaaaggctgaaaataaaaaaacaaacaaacaaataaatctgACAAGAGTTTTGcagttgcagcagcagctttgACTTTAGAAGCTATTCCCCCCTCCGCGCGACACAATCCCTGTCCCTCGTCTCAgtgtcgatgatgatgatgatgaagtgATTTGGCGGAGGGCAGGAAGAGCAGTTCAGTGTTACTGTTTCTGATGCTGGTTGGGACGGAGCACGCGCTGGCTGCCACCTTAACGAGCGGCACAAAgggagagaaaaacaaaaacaaaaaaaaaaacaaaaataaataagtaaaaaaaagagtGAGGTAAAGAAAGCTCAGCCTGTGCCTGCCTTTTCAGGGCGTTGTAAGATCAAccacaaagagaaaaaaagaaaaccacagaaaaaaaaggaaggtgacaaagtcacgaaatTCTTGTCAATTTTCAACTACAGACCAATTTGTTTGTCTTCTTAAAGGAAACACAAGAAAACAAACCCTCTGGGGGAAAAAAGGCATCGTGACAAATCAAGCTACCAAAATTGGCAAAACCTTTTTTTAAGGcacctttttgttttgtttgctgttACCTTCTCCAAACGACCCATATTAATAACTTTTCCCAGCCGcccaaaaaatacaaaaaaaaaaaaaaaacagaacaaCCTAAACTTAACTGTTTCTTATTCTGCTTCTCACACACATTTCTAACGTTAACGTTTCCTTTGCTTTTTACCTTCTAATTTTGGTCAAATGAAATTGTCTCACCAGCTTAAGTGTTTTCTTCAGTTCCTGGCCATATATAGTCGTCAGTCGGTTCGATTGATTGTTGCACCACAAAAAGCCGTCCAAAAGACGTTAGTTGTTCGTtcacaacaaaataatttgCGCAACATCAGGCAAAACGataaatttcaattacttACATTTTAAGGCACTTTTACTGCTAAAAGaatctgttgttgttgttgccccCGATCTCTCTGAACATCAAgtgtgtggatgtgtgtgGAAAACTCTTTAAAAATTATGGATAGAAGAGGGGAAGTAGCGGGAATCTGGTACATAATTCCCATAAACggcaaaatatttgttaaataaagtGTTTTAAAGTCCATTTACTATGGCCTAACGTTTGATTGGTGCTTGACAAATTcttataaatacaaatataaaactaCAGTAGTAAGTATTCTATAGGAGTTATAAGTTACACACCTCAAATCCCTTTTCACGGATGTGCAAAATACATTTCTAAAATATTTGACACAGAAGCTGCTCTTTAAAAATGAGTTTTAGCACAAAagatttttataaatgatttttattatatCACTTAAAATTAATGATCTTTCTTGaagaaaatctaaaaaaaattaaagttcaTTTTTATCATGTATGTTTTTTAGTATAACTTATAATATGTCCCTGGTTATAGctatggaaaaaaaaataaataaactttgaACAAACTCAAGAACCTTTTTTTGAATCAAATATTTGTACCTACTACTTTTAtgaaacatatatattttactttaatATGTAATAAGATAATTTATATAGTACAACATTTGaatcaatatttaaatattttaaactataagtatgtatttgtttctattaatattaaataataggAAACGTTTTTGACCATCTTAAGTACACACATGGTAAACTTCTAATGCTAAACGAACatgtaattaattttgttttataatattttttgactttatttcatattaattacaatttaaaaatcTATGGAAACTTTTGTGCCAAAGATGCTATGTTCAGTTATCAGATCAAATAACTTCACCACATAAAGCCTAGTCTTTAACATATAAAacgaataattaaaaaaaaattaatcaataaacaattattatattataatattaataatattttaacaaCTTTATCTCTGTTTCAAACACTCCTAACCCAAACCCATTAACTTATAGAGCAtaagaaaattttcatataaCCAAACTAATGGAATTTGGTtaagaaaatgtttcaaaaatgttttctttttgcaccATCATTTCtgtgtgtgaaatattttttgagaAAGTCCACACAAGGCCAGACTTGGTATTGGCATGGACTATGAGTCTGGGTGAACATGAAAAATCAATCATGTCAAGAGTTGGAAATAAGATGTTGACAGGATTGAAGAGAAGAGCAAGAGCACAGCAGATGCCATATCGCAGATCGCAAAGAGATCAAAAGATCAGTAACATTTTATGGTTGCATTGTCTGTGTACAGAAACAcaggataaaaaaaaatgcgtAACGAATTtatgtgatgatgatgacaaatCCAAATctccccccaaaaaaaaaacacaaaaataccaGGCCAGTTGGATTCGGACCACACCCGACCACCAGCGAGTGTTGGCGGCCCACTTGATCCTGCCAACTCTAAGTAACTGGACTGACTGTTGGCTGGCTGTCTCTGGCACTGGGCCCTGTCTTTGAATTCAGTTCTCTCATATCCACCAACATCAACTGGAGCGCCACATGTTCAGACATCGTCGGAGTCGCTGGTTGGTTTTGATTTACTTTGCCAGCTTGGTTTATTTATAGACGACAGGGGCACCCTGTTGCGTCATCGTCAACGGCATCGTCATCTGGGGGCGGCGGTGGGTGGCCCACTAGCTTTAGTTTTCAACTTCAAATGGGTTGTTGGTCGTGTCGTTGCTTTTTAATTTGGCAAATTTATACACACCAAAACAGCAGCACTGCATAAAAGAGTTTTGTCACAGTAAAAGCTCCCAACATTGAATATCTAAATTGGAAAGTTCTTTTCTCAAAATTcgaattattataattattatttaattgcaTGAGAATTAATTCTAATTAACAATTCGAAGTAGGTCAGAGCAGCAAAGCCGTTCCTTGGTCTAGGTATAGAAgctcttttatataaaagattaAAGATTAGACATCTTGAAGATAAAATTCTTAAGAAATTTAAACTTAGgatcataaaatttaaaaaaaaaaaacaaaaattatgagTAATTATTCTGAGGGTCTTTAAAATCGAGTATATATGGATACTTTCCACCTGAAGCATATAAATTCTTTAAGTAttcaaaaaaaggaaattttcagtatttatttctttcttttaattacttattgttaacaaaattttataataaataacttGAATAATAGGTCATCTACATTGAATAGTCTAGAGTTCTCTCTAGTCTAGTAAGAAGCTTTTGGGTAAGAAACTCATTAGGTTGGTTGTCTCACTTATATTTTTGTAACAGGTAATAAATTGACATAAGATTGTCAATTTAGataaatttagttttagatATTTCACAGATTCTGAAATTATTTTTGCAGCATCTAAAGTATATATTCATGGTATGAAATAGTTTAATAATGAATCgaaattttaaactaaatcAAAGAAATTAAGATAAAATTTATGGGAGAAGATTTGTAAAGAGTTGTTTTAATTGATAACTAGTTTTCTCTTATACGTCTTGACAATTCTTATAATTGATAAATCCTATCAGACTATGAACTAGATTATTCATTTAAGTAAACTAAAAGCTACATTGTTTTAGAAATTGAATGAATATATTccttatatattatataaattattaactaatttCGTTCAAACAGTCAAAGTTTTTAaggtaaacaatttttttgtctGAAAAAACACGTTCATTATATTGAATCTCTGCTGTATTCACTATGAGAGTGGAAGTTGATTCATAACACCCGTTTGCCAATTGCCTAGAGACCACCCACTGTCttaaatttcaacaaatttacACACAACTCTACCTAAAGGAAGGCAAAAAGAGAGAGCAACAGAGCGTAAAACAATCAGAGGCTAGAGAAagagcgagcgagagagatCTCTAGAGACTCTCTTGCGTTTTTCTTGAAAAATCATAGCCAATTTATTAACAAGCTACAGCAAAACAAATGTCAACTTAATTAATAGATTTATGCCTATGCttgtataaaaaatgtttgttaacaaattaatcgtGTAAATTtgagaagtaaaaaaaaaatgaagaaaacgCCAAAAATATTACTCATACAACGCTAATGGTAACCGCCCAGAGGCCTCTTAGCAGGTCaataaaaatgtacaaaaactGCATTTATATAGAACCAAATATGGCTAGAAGATGCAACATCATTTCAGATATTTCACAATTTATTGTAGCCAAGTCCAAGCTGTGGGTTCTACACATGTTCGccatgacgatgatgatggcgaTTTTTCCACTGGCTACTGTTTTTAGCAAAACTgtccaaaaaacaaaaaaaaacaaaagaaaatacaacaaaaaaacgaagacCCTACCTAGTCTGCCTCCTGTTTCAGCCGACTCCTCCTCGATCTCTTATGTGGGCTTGATTTAGAggcaaactttttttttgttgtatttcttgCTGGCTGACTGCTGGCCTCTTGCAGATGATGCAGATGATGATGTGCcttgatgattatgatgatggcGGGGCCAGGAATCACTGAGTTATGACTTGAACTTTGGCTACTTGCTCTTGACTTTCAAGCTGAGCGGTTTAGGccacaaaagaaacaaaaacaaacaaacaaaaacacaaaatgtaGAAGAAAGAAAGATTGACTGCCAGATGATTATTGATTTTCGCTTATTTTTTGGGTTCATTAGGCCAACTGGGGAAAATATTTGCTGCAACCTTCTAAACAAAAACTTACCTATTAACCTTTTATCAAGAACTTTTCTTGGCAAGCTTTTATATGGGTTATGGTGTTACCATTGCGAATGCTAACTAAATAATGTCACTACAAATACTAGTTTAACTAAGGGATAGCTTATAAGAatgtggtttttgtttgcgTGTTTTGGATTCTTGTTCTTGAAAACTGGTCAAAACATCCATTCAATTTTTGGCCGGGACTCTATTTACTCTATTTAGCAGGGATACTTAAGGCAAATTGCGACGTCAGCTGATTTTTTAGATGAGATAATTTCAAAAAGAATAAGAGAATAATATATAacgaaaaacttttttaactTACTTTTATAATAACtttcttgaaaaaaaaacgtttaaataGTCAGTTTGTCATCGAATCATAACACTTTAAAAAACACTCTTTTTTCttagtaaaatattttaatttcaaaacgtTTGAGGATTTGCTCCAATTGGTACATGTTTCGTAATTTGGGATCAGATGTGAAGTCCTTATATGTTGTTGCTTCTTTAAGTACAGGTTGAGACAaaccaaaacaatttttgatcACACAGTAgttgaattttgtaatttgattaaattacATTAGGCATGCATAATAAGAAAAGgagaattaatttaaattcctATTGAAATCCTAGACAAGAAAGTACAAAAACCATAAATCGCTTTGGCAACGatctttcttttattgttCTTGCTATTCACAATTTACTAAAACTGGAACAGGATCATTTAATTACTTTCATTTAACTAAACTGACTTCAATAATCGCGGTGACGTTAgtcttttaaataaactttaaattttagttaatttataACCCATTCCTAGGATATGCCTCTTAGCTTAGTAAGAGAGGTTGGAATACAATTGAAggcaatttttttaaattatttaatgtaTAAACTTTGATTTATACAACGTATTCGTAAATGAGTTTCGTTTCTCTATGGTCTTTAATGCCAATTAAAGTACATTAGAGTATAGCCTTTTCTTTAAGTGATTTTCGTTACCTATAAATAATTTCTTGTAATTTATGTTTCACAGTTTTCCTATGTCCTGGACATTCACTAAGAGATGTCATGACATTTGTGGACTAATGGATTCAATGATTTAGTGAAAATTTCATGGCAAATTTGCAATGCAAAATAAGTTGGACGAGTTACCCACACGATCCACGCCCTAAAATGctataaatgatttttactTTATACAAAGAGAACGTGAGAGgaaaagacagagagaaaaaaagatagagagagagcgagaaaaaGTTGCCTCACGCAAAGTTGCAtggaaaatttgaattttaatcgCTAGCAATTAATTTGCTCCACAGAAAAGTAAAAATGGACAGTAGAAAAGCGACCTGGAAGCAGGCGCCCCCACAATGAGTGCTCTCAGCTGGTGGTGCTAGATGGTGGGGCAAACATGTCCACCTGCATCGATCGGCATCCGTGTGGTCTCTGGCGATGACAAACGAACAAATTCAATGTTCGATATTCGACAGTTGGCAACTGGTCAACAGTCGTTGTGGGTCTTAAGTCCCACTCAGTTGGTGGTGGATCTGGTGGTGGGcaggaaaattgaaaaattaacaagTATGAAAAGTGCAATTAAAGTTTGAGCTCAAGTAATTCGAGATCATCATTGGGCTTTTGCTCTCACTCTTGCTCTATCTACTCTTTGCACAGTTCAGGTgcaactgaactgaactgttTGTAGAATTGAAATTGAGAACTGGGCAACTGGATAAAAGCGACTTATTAATCTGCTTTTAATTGCCATTCCAAGTTGGCTTACTTGTGGTACTTGTTGTTGGCTTCACTTGGCCTGTGATCGTGCCAATTGATTAATGTGCGCCAATTgggcaaaaacaacaacaacaaaaaataataataataaaaatgctGGAACTGAAGCTGTAGCTAAAGTTGCTTCCCTTCTACCACCATCAGGAGGCAGCAGGTTTCTCCTGTCTTCTCTAATTGAATTATTGGCAGGGGCAAATTTGTGGCAGACACACATTCATATAAGTACAAGGATGTGGCTCTGGGTGGTGGGCGTGGTCAGGCAGTTTTTACTTATTGATTGTTGTTTGCTTAACAACCGAAGGTGGAGAATTGCCAAGATCTGAGACCAGAGACAGAGCCAACTCTCACACACAGACGGAGCGACAGAAGGAGGTAAAGATATGAAATCTCTCTTTCAAAAACGATTGTCCTAAAGCCGCTGgagattttttgttttcataatATTAATGTCGGAAATTGGAAAACGCGTTTTAATGGCAAATTAGTTAAAAagaactaaaaataaatttcaaaatttgttttgattttagAAAGTTACTTACAGTTTTTTCTAAAATTGATTCACTCGAATTGCTTTTCCTTTATATTGTGACAACCCATAATTGTGTATCCAAAATTccatatttaatattcatTACCTCATTTAGTTGAAATGCTAATAAGTATTCTTTAGAGAAtttagaatatatatgtaattaaaaacaaaatcatgAAACAAATATAATACTTAAATATTTGGGTACTGATTACTTTAATATTAATCATGGTTCTGCTCTTAAGTTTTCCGGTTCAACATCGATTATCTCCATATCCTGGTTCTCTTCTATCATCTTGTGCGGCAAGGCATAAGTAAGTTTACTCCAGAAATTGACATCATTCCGCATCAGATAGGTATTCAGTTTCAGGTAGCTTTGTAATTCGCCATCGAGATTATTAAAGTTCTCCACACCCGGATAGATGATCACAATGAGCCGCTTGTGCTGATCCTTGGAAGTGGCATGAAGTGCCAAGCGGAATTCCAAACGGCCCCAAACAGATTTCAGGAAGTTTTTGGTCATTAGAATGACTGTGCACTTGGAATTCTCTACAGAGTGGCAAATGCAATCGGGAATCGGTTCACCAGCCAACCAATCTCTTTCGTAGAAGCACAAACAAAGTCGGTTACGTCCATGCTCCAATCTCTCGACGTACTCCCTTACGAAATGTGAATCCTTGTGGCAGTAGGCCAAGAAACAATCGTACTTCGTCTCGTTGCCCTTCTCCAGACGAGTAGTCAGTTTCAGGAATAGTCTCTTCTCGTATAACCACATGGGTATGGACTTCCAAAAGCATTGCAGGATACTTAACAGGCAACTCAATATTATGAATGTTGTGAAGTAGATGACATAGAACTGAATTTTTTCAGGGCATAGATCCTTCTCCTCCAGGGAAACTAACAATCTGGAATCATGGCATTCTGTCTTACACAGATCAATGATATTCTCTGCCAGATTCTTGGTAAATCggaaaaaatgtatttctttgCAATGACAAATCCATCGATTACCAGATATAAACATAGTCAGATGGGAATTTTTCGCTTTTCGGCTTAAAAGTTCTCTTAGGTTCTGATTTAAAGTTAATAAAGAATTATTTCTTATATCGAGCAATTCAATATTCTCTGGCAGAAACTCTATTAATGTTATGTTATTATACCTTAGATGAAGTTCTTTCAGTTGATCATAGCCCTTGACTTTGGTGGACCTGTCCAAGGTCTGTAGGTTattgttttcaaataaaaGGATGGCATTTTCTGTCATGGGTAGCTTAGTGGGTATCTCCATCAATCCCAGACTATTGCAGTTGATTAGAAACCTATTGCTATCATCTTCTCTGCAACAGGTGCACAGATCGGGGCAATATTCTTGTCCACTGCAACGTCTTAAAGCAGCTTGGTATTCTGGGAGATAACTCCTTCTGAGGTAGGCAAGAAACTTGATGAACTTACAACTGCATTGCCAGGGATTTTCCGATAGTTGAATCTCTTTTAAGTTTGATACAAACTGTGTCACATCGTCATCCAGTCCTGTTAAGTTGTTTTGCCTAATATCAAGAACTTTGAGATTGGATGGGAGTTGATCCAAATGAAGATGAGTTAGACTGTTATTCTTCAAGTGCAGTTCTCCCAAAGTGGAGTTCCGCAGGGATATGGTTGAGAGAGTTTCGATGTCATTATCATCCAGAAGAAGTGAAGAGTCACCAATTATATTATTCGGTAAAGTGGGAAATATTTCTAAGGTTTTGCTTCTGCAGTCGATTATAAATTGATCTTCGGATCCATTGAAACAGCAGGTGCAGAACTCGGGGCAAGGTCCCTTTAGGTGGTAAAAATATACAGAATTGTCAAAACTTGTATAAGGACTATAATTCAACTCAACTTTCTTGTTCTTCCTAAGCAAGTTTAAGAATTGAAATAGACTTGTATTGTTGCAATTGCATTTCCAATATATTCCAGATTGAATCAGTAATATATTATCCTTTTGATTTAAGAAGAACTTGGCAACATTTGGATTAAAAGACATAATGTTATTATTTCGTATATCCAGCCACTTTAGGTTCTTAGGCAATCGATTTATCTGTATAGTAGTTAGATTATTATTAGCTAGTTGCAGTCCCAGTAAATTATCATAGCCCTCTAACGAAGTGTTAGGTAATTGTGTAAGACcattgttttcaaaaaatagAGATATCTCTCCTTTGATTGGCTTAGGTAATTCTGGAATATTTCTTAGTCCTTGGCCAGAGCAGTTTATGAAAGTCGAAATACTGGACTGATCCACTTGACAAACGCATTTGCTAGGACAATGTTTGCCATTTATACCGAAATTAAAGTAACACAATTTCCCATAAGTCCCACAAATAAAAGctgttatatttgttttggCTATCTCTTTGGAGTAATCGATTTTTTCCACATCATTTACATTAATAACTTTAAGTTCTTTGTAATTTTCAAGATATTTCAAGTCAATTTTATTAAGGTCCATTAAACCTAAGCGTTTTAAACTTTTCTGAAGTGTAGTCGATCTGAAATCGTATTTACattgtatattttaaaaacaagtaGAATTTACATAGCATTTTTTTAATACCTACCTCAGAAACTCAGTGTTGTCCAAGTG from Drosophila willistoni isolate 14030-0811.24 chromosome 2R unlocalized genomic scaffold, UCI_dwil_1.1 Seg200, whole genome shotgun sequence encodes:
- the LOC6643628 gene encoding protein toll, whose translation is MTGPCPEFCTCCFNGSEDQFIIDCRSKTLEIFPTLPNNIIGDSSLLLDDNDIETLSTISLRNSTLGELHLKNNSLTHLHLDQLPSNLKVLDIRQNNLTGLDDDVTQFVSNLKEIQLSENPWQCSCKFIKFLAYLRRSYLPEYQAALRRCSGQEYCPDLCTCCREDDSNRFLINCNSLGLMEIPTKLPMTENAILLFENNNLQTLDRSTKVKGYDQLKELHLRYNNITLIEFLPENIELLDIRNNSLLTLNQNLRELLSRKAKNSHLTMFISGNRWICHCKEIHFFRFTKNLAENIIDLCKTECHDSRLLVSLEEKDLCPEKIQFYVIYFTTFIILSCLLSILQCFWKSIPMWLYEKRLFLKLTTRLEKGNETKYDCFLAYCHKDSHFVREYVERLEHGRNRLCLCFYERDWLAGEPIPDCICHSVENSKCTVILMTKNFLKSVWGRLEFRLALHATSKDQHKRLIVIIYPGVENFNNLDGELQSYLKLNTYLMRNDVNFWSKLTYALPHKMIEENQDMEIIDVEPENLRAEP